From Patescibacteria group bacterium, a single genomic window includes:
- a CDS encoding methyltransferase domain-containing protein, whose amino-acid sequence MSVNKLNLGCGTNILPGWVNLDISALPGVDIVHDVNQLPLPFSDEQFDEILCQDVLEHVDYMPVLRDLYRILKKGGVLRIRVPHFTSRFNFVDPTHKRMFSINTFNFFVKNSYHHDSRPYYFDFVFEKLSEAKIIFEHDSPVFFLSPVLEWLVNLGPRAQMIYEATGWSRLFPACNVSVTLVK is encoded by the coding sequence ATGTCAGTCAATAAATTAAATTTAGGATGTGGAACCAATATATTGCCCGGATGGGTTAATTTAGATATTTCCGCCCTGCCGGGTGTTGATATTGTTCATGATGTTAACCAACTCCCGCTCCCTTTTTCGGATGAACAATTTGATGAAATTTTATGTCAGGACGTTTTAGAGCATGTAGATTACATGCCAGTTTTACGTGATTTGTATCGGATTCTAAAAAAAGGAGGAGTGCTGCGTATTCGCGTTCCGCATTTCACTTCCCGGTTCAATTTCGTTGATCCAACTCATAAGAGAATGTTCTCCATTAACACCTTTAATTTTTTTGTTAAGAATTCATACCACCATGATAGCCGCCCTTATTATTTTGATTTTGTTTTTGAAAAATTATCCGAGGCCAAGATCATATTTGAGCACGATTCACCCGTGTTTTTTTTGAGTCCGGTTTTAGAGTGGCTGGTCAATCTGGGGCCGCGCGCCCAGATGATTTATGAAGCTACCGGCTGGTCAAGATTATTTCCGGCCTGTAATGTTTCCGTGACCTTGGTCAAATAA
- the rpmA gene encoding 50S ribosomal protein L27: MSHKKAGGSTRLGRDSNAQRLGVKLHDGQAVKTGMIIVRQRGTRINPGKNVKKGTDDTLFAVANGKIKFSQHKKMSFNGSLKPAKFVSVV, encoded by the coding sequence ATGTCACATAAGAAAGCCGGCGGTTCCACCCGGTTGGGTAGGGACTCAAATGCCCAGCGTTTAGGCGTTAAATTACATGATGGTCAGGCCGTAAAAACCGGCATGATTATTGTGCGCCAGCGCGGTACGCGCATAAACCCCGGAAAGAATGTCAAAAAAGGCACTGACGACACCCTGTTTGCCGTAGCCAATGGCAAAATAAAATTCAGCCAGCACAAAAAGATGAGTTTTAACGGCAGTTTAAAACCGGCAAAGTTTGTCAGCGTGGTGTAA
- a CDS encoding sugar nucleotide-binding protein, which produces MNKVLIIGNGFLGTRCAQAWPEAILSGKILNSVKDVEDLLDEHKPDSVLNAAGIVGKPNVDWCEDHQLETIAGNTTLPIMIAEACQKKGVYLLHMGTGCVFYGYSSDPKGWKESDMANPSAVYTRSKYAADLVLSTLPNVGIARIRMPIDSQPSPANLITKLASFPRVIDVENSVTIVDDMVKVFGELLEKRATGIFHVTNPGSIKHKEIIEMYNEIVDPNHTNVWITAQELVNEGLAKKTRSNTILSSENLEKLGIRMRPVKEAVRDVLEKYKLAKQ; this is translated from the coding sequence ATGAATAAAGTTTTGATTATCGGTAATGGTTTTCTTGGTACAAGATGCGCGCAGGCCTGGCCGGAGGCGATTTTGTCAGGCAAGATTTTAAATTCAGTTAAAGATGTTGAGGATTTATTAGACGAACATAAACCGGATTCGGTTTTAAACGCGGCCGGAATAGTTGGTAAGCCCAATGTTGACTGGTGTGAAGACCATCAGCTTGAAACCATAGCCGGTAACACTACTTTGCCGATTATGATTGCCGAGGCCTGTCAGAAAAAGGGCGTATACTTGTTACATATGGGCACCGGCTGTGTTTTTTATGGCTATTCTTCCGATCCTAAGGGCTGGAAAGAAAGCGATATGGCCAATCCGTCGGCAGTTTATACCCGCAGTAAATACGCGGCCGATTTGGTTTTGTCCACCCTGCCTAATGTCGGTATTGCCCGAATCAGGATGCCGATAGACAGCCAGCCCTCGCCAGCCAACTTGATTACCAAATTGGCTTCTTTCCCGCGCGTGATAGATGTAGAAAACAGCGTGACCATAGTTGATGATATGGTTAAAGTTTTTGGCGAACTTTTAGAAAAGCGGGCAACCGGAATTTTTCATGTCACCAATCCGGGTTCAATAAAACATAAAGAAATTATAGAGATGTATAATGAAATTGTTGACCCGAACCATACTAATGTTTGGATCACGGCCCAGGAATTGGTGAACGAAGGGCTGGCCAAAAAAACCAGGTCTAACACGATTTTATCTTCAGAAAATTTAGAAAAATTAGGGATTAGGATGCGGCCGGTGAAGGAAGCGGTGAGGGATGTTTTGGAGAAATATAAGTTGGCAAAACAATAA
- a CDS encoding glycosyltransferase family 2 protein: MKLSVIIVSWNTAELTIQSVASVYKQTPGLDFEIFVVDNHSADDSVARLKKEYPQVRLIENDDNLGFAKANNQALALASGDYLMLLNSDVIVQDGAIGKLVNYLDTHPDVMMVGPRLLNSDGTFQHACRRNLPNPLNSFMHLFGLGKLSAYKRMNDSPDISGETEALSGAAMMFRRKVWVDIGGLDETFFMYGEDLDFCKRILDKGWKTVYVADAKIVHLGGSSTKKRKTKSIANFYEAMWLYWKKHFYKKYNPVVSFFIWTGIKFRLAIALILNAL, encoded by the coding sequence ATGAAGTTGTCAGTAATCATAGTCAGCTGGAACACGGCCGAGTTGACCATACAGTCGGTGGCTTCGGTTTATAAGCAGACCCCAGGGCTTGATTTTGAAATTTTTGTGGTTGATAATCATTCTGCGGATGACAGCGTGGCCCGTCTAAAAAAGGAATACCCGCAAGTGCGCTTAATTGAAAATGACGATAATTTGGGATTTGCCAAAGCCAACAACCAGGCGCTGGCTCTGGCCTCGGGTGATTATCTGATGCTCCTAAACAGCGATGTGATTGTCCAGGATGGCGCAATTGGTAAACTGGTGAATTATTTGGACACGCATCCGGACGTGATGATGGTCGGACCGCGTTTGCTTAATTCTGACGGAACTTTTCAACACGCTTGCCGTCGGAATCTGCCCAACCCGTTAAACTCGTTTATGCATTTGTTCGGCTTGGGAAAATTGTCCGCCTATAAAAGAATGAACGACAGTCCGGACATTAGCGGAGAAACCGAAGCCCTTTCCGGCGCGGCCATGATGTTTCGGCGCAAGGTTTGGGTAGATATCGGCGGGTTGGACGAAACGTTTTTTATGTACGGCGAGGATTTGGATTTTTGCAAAAGAATTCTGGACAAAGGTTGGAAGACGGTTTACGTTGCCGATGCCAAGATAGTGCATTTGGGCGGGTCCAGCACGAAAAAACGCAAAACAAAATCCATTGCGAATTTTTATGAGGCGATGTGGCTTTATTGGAAAAAACATTTTTATAAAAAATACAATCCGGTTGTCAGTTTTTTTATTTGGACGGGGATAAAATTTCGGCTGGCTATCGCTTTAATCTTGAATGCTCTATGA
- a CDS encoding NAD(P)-dependent oxidoreductase, producing MKDLGPGKKIIVTGGSGYVGSRVVIELEKRGYPVVVVDKVHPKERGLTFNENVLIRQGDLRDQNFAKEALSDAHTIMHLAANIGSLTYMHEHQAEILQENAAIDAAVYPAVISAGKPCIIYSSSSMVFQRSTVFPYREEDLSRVYLPTNVYGMSKLVGEYFCNAYFTQHKMPFVILRYHNIYGPGEDAKGSTPGDIHVLPALIEKVLSGQYPLELLGGEEATRPFTYVDDAVSATVAIMEKAVSRDPVVMNTDFNVGPSEATKIVDAAKLVWELLGDGRPFQYRVIETEAVTAERREMIAEKLERAIGWRPNVSLQEGILKTAEWIRRRRAGEPTTLLG from the coding sequence ATGAAGGACTTGGGGCCAGGTAAAAAAATTATCGTCACCGGAGGGAGCGGCTATGTTGGCAGCCGTGTTGTCATTGAGCTTGAGAAACGAGGGTATCCGGTGGTAGTGGTAGATAAGGTCCATCCAAAGGAGCGAGGTCTCACTTTTAATGAAAACGTTTTAATCCGGCAGGGCGATCTTCGGGATCAAAATTTCGCGAAGGAAGCGCTTTCTGACGCACATACAATTATGCATCTGGCGGCGAATATCGGGTCGCTGACTTATATGCACGAACACCAGGCGGAGATTTTACAGGAAAACGCGGCTATTGACGCGGCGGTCTATCCGGCTGTAATTAGCGCTGGTAAACCCTGTATAATTTATTCAAGCAGTTCCATGGTGTTTCAAAGATCAACCGTGTTTCCGTATCGCGAGGAGGATTTGTCGCGAGTTTATCTTCCGACCAACGTTTATGGCATGTCAAAGTTGGTGGGAGAATATTTTTGCAATGCCTATTTCACGCAGCACAAGATGCCGTTTGTAATCTTGCGCTACCACAACATATATGGACCCGGAGAGGACGCTAAAGGATCAACTCCGGGCGATATCCATGTTCTCCCTGCGCTTATTGAAAAAGTCCTGTCAGGGCAATATCCGCTTGAACTTTTGGGAGGCGAGGAGGCCACCAGGCCATTTACATACGTGGATGACGCCGTCTCTGCCACGGTAGCGATTATGGAAAAAGCGGTTTCTCGTGATCCGGTCGTGATGAACACTGATTTTAACGTGGGCCCGAGCGAAGCCACCAAAATTGTTGACGCGGCCAAGTTGGTCTGGGAGCTTTTAGGAGACGGAAGGCCGTTCCAATACAGAGTTATAGAAACAGAGGCGGTGACAGCGGAGCGCCGCGAAATGATCGCGGAAAAACTGGAGCGCGCTATCGGCTGGCGTCCCAACGTATCTCTTCAGGAGGGAATTCTAAAAACTGCCGAATGGATTCGGCGCCGGCGTGCGGGAGAGCCCACTACACTGTTGGGCTAG
- a CDS encoding glycosyltransferase family 1 protein: MEYLKRGITIAVNARMLLKNRLDGIGWIAYHTLKRMVKEHPEVNFIFLFDRPYDKEFIFGPNVTPYVVWPPTRHPLLSVIWFQIAILRILKKIKPDLFLSHDGIITLGAHYKQLSVICDINFFHYPKDLPFAYRTFFNYFFPRYASQATRVATLSNFCKKDIVDSYHINPDKVDVMCVGVDNTFIPLTEEEQTAVRATHTQGKKYFIFVGSLHHRKNIVRLMLAFDQFKEKSGSDMKLVLAGSFFWGKEEIDKTLQKMRYKDDVIFTGRVSDEAMPKLLASAFCLTFVSYFEGFGMPLIEAMRAQIPIITSTVTSLPEVAGNAALCVDPFSVEEISEAMLKIYKDEALRHSLIQNGIEQCKKFTWDASTQDLWSSIAKTLSGGSGGTSPTV; this comes from the coding sequence ATGGAGTATTTGAAAAGAGGCATCACTATCGCGGTAAATGCCCGCATGCTTCTCAAAAACCGGCTTGATGGTATCGGCTGGATCGCCTACCACACACTCAAACGCATGGTCAAAGAACACCCTGAAGTGAACTTTATTTTTTTGTTTGACCGGCCTTACGATAAGGAATTTATATTCGGCCCGAATGTAACCCCCTATGTTGTATGGCCACCGACCCGGCATCCGCTTTTATCTGTTATCTGGTTCCAGATAGCGATACTGCGTATCTTAAAAAAAATTAAGCCGGATTTATTTTTATCACATGATGGCATAATCACGCTCGGAGCCCACTACAAACAACTGTCGGTTATCTGCGATATTAATTTTTTTCATTACCCTAAGGATCTTCCATTCGCTTACCGCACTTTTTTTAATTATTTTTTTCCACGCTACGCGTCCCAAGCAACCAGAGTAGCAACGCTATCTAACTTCTGTAAAAAAGACATTGTGGATAGTTACCATATAAACCCTGATAAAGTAGATGTGATGTGCGTTGGTGTAGATAACACCTTTATACCACTGACGGAAGAAGAGCAAACCGCGGTTCGTGCCACACATACTCAAGGAAAAAAATACTTTATTTTTGTGGGTTCTCTTCATCACCGAAAAAATATTGTCCGGCTAATGCTGGCATTTGATCAATTTAAAGAAAAAAGCGGTAGTGATATGAAGCTGGTTCTGGCCGGATCTTTTTTCTGGGGCAAAGAAGAAATTGATAAAACGCTCCAAAAAATGCGTTATAAAGATGATGTAATCTTCACCGGGCGGGTTTCCGACGAAGCGATGCCAAAACTGCTCGCATCTGCCTTTTGCCTGACCTTTGTTTCTTACTTTGAAGGTTTCGGCATGCCTCTCATTGAAGCGATGAGGGCACAAATTCCTATTATTACCTCAACTGTCACTTCTTTACCCGAAGTTGCCGGCAACGCGGCCTTATGCGTTGACCCTTTTAGCGTTGAAGAAATCAGTGAGGCCATGCTCAAAATTTATAAAGATGAAGCTCTGCGACATTCACTCATACAAAACGGCATCGAGCAATGCAAAAAATTTACCTGGGATGCCTCAACTCAAGACCTCTGGTCAAGTATTGCAAAAACTCTTTCCGGCGGTTCGGGGGGTACTAGCCCAACAGTGTAG
- a CDS encoding SIS domain-containing protein has translation MSQTILDNKNEIKKLDSKNMLGSIELFSKQIEQVWNVAKKLKIPAAYKKIDNIAVLGMGGSILGAHVIKELFKKELAQPIEIVSHYNLPAYVNKNTLVIASSYSGTTEEIISAAQEAKARKAKLIVISAGGTLAFWAKKNKIPALVFPTEFNPSNSPRMGLGYSIFGQMAMLSELKLLKIGAKEIDNIKKHIAFYEKEFGVGSPEASNPAKQFAIKLLNKTVWYVASEHLSGSVHIAANQMNENAKRFAGYFIIPELNHHLMEGMLYPEANKQELRFVLLESDLYDKRVQKRYTVTREVLTKNGINYLDYKCVEKKPLGQVCEVLMLSSYVSFYSAMLEGIDPTAIPFVDFFKAQLKK, from the coding sequence ATGAGCCAAACAATTCTTGATAACAAAAATGAAATTAAGAAGCTGGACTCCAAAAACATGCTGGGCAGTATAGAGCTTTTTAGTAAACAGATAGAACAGGTTTGGAATGTGGCCAAAAAATTAAAAATCCCGGCCGCGTATAAAAAGATTGATAATATTGCGGTCCTTGGCATGGGCGGATCAATTTTGGGCGCGCATGTGATTAAAGAATTATTTAAAAAAGAACTGGCACAGCCAATTGAAATTGTCAGCCATTACAATTTGCCGGCATATGTAAATAAAAATACACTGGTTATTGCTTCCAGCTATTCCGGAACCACAGAAGAGATAATCAGCGCCGCTCAAGAGGCCAAAGCCAGAAAAGCAAAACTCATTGTAATTTCCGCCGGCGGTACTCTGGCGTTTTGGGCCAAGAAAAACAAAATACCGGCTTTGGTTTTTCCAACTGAATTTAATCCCTCAAATTCACCGCGCATGGGTTTGGGTTATTCCATTTTTGGTCAGATGGCCATGTTGTCTGAATTGAAGTTACTAAAAATTGGCGCAAAGGAAATAGATAACATCAAAAAACATATCGCTTTTTATGAAAAAGAATTTGGTGTGGGAAGTCCGGAGGCCAGTAATCCGGCCAAACAGTTTGCAATAAAACTTTTAAATAAGACGGTCTGGTATGTTGCGTCCGAACATTTGTCCGGCAGTGTCCATATTGCCGCCAACCAGATGAATGAGAATGCGAAGAGATTCGCCGGCTATTTTATAATTCCCGAACTCAACCACCATTTGATGGAGGGTATGCTTTATCCGGAAGCAAATAAACAGGAGTTGAGATTTGTGCTCTTGGAGTCCGATTTATATGATAAACGGGTGCAAAAAAGATACACGGTGACGCGCGAGGTTTTAACAAAAAATGGTATTAATTATTTGGATTATAAATGCGTTGAAAAAAAGCCGCTGGGGCAGGTCTGTGAGGTCTTAATGTTAAGCAGTTATGTCAGTTTTTACAGCGCCATGCTTGAGGGGATTGACCCAACCGCCATACCATTTGTTGACTTCTTTAAAGCACAACTAAAGAAATAG
- a CDS encoding glycosyltransferase, whose protein sequence is MISLIITVLNEKNNISAWLSGILSQTILPDEIIVVDGGSNDGTWEMLLSKTHTNNNLIKLWQHPGNISVGRNFAIEHAAGDIIAVTDAGCTYDVNWFKKLTEPILSGKSSFSATGFGPWLKSDDGLARYLIAAATTPAPAEFKQNWLPSSRSVAFKKELWQRVGGYPEWIPLCEDVIFDLKILQLGIRTEYIREPLVFWRPRANLRSYFKQLFGYTRSDGHGKLWFYRQMIRYIFYALAIILLFLTFEVSWWFGLAILAGLLGYMKKFWSRWLVFSAKLSLFNKIFGFILLPLVVAYGDLAKMSGWPVGVYERRAGLLNLPKSVISV, encoded by the coding sequence ATGATTTCCTTAATTATAACCGTTTTAAATGAAAAAAACAATATATCCGCTTGGTTAAGCGGTATTTTGTCTCAAACCATTTTGCCGGATGAAATAATTGTTGTAGACGGGGGTTCAAATGACGGCACCTGGGAGATGCTCCTCTCAAAGACACATACCAACAACAACCTGATAAAACTGTGGCAACACCCGGGCAATATCTCTGTGGGCAGAAATTTTGCGATTGAGCATGCGGCGGGGGACATAATCGCAGTCACTGATGCCGGCTGTACTTATGATGTGAACTGGTTTAAAAAATTGACCGAACCGATTTTGTCCGGAAAAAGCAGTTTTTCGGCCACTGGTTTTGGACCATGGCTTAAGTCGGACGATGGTTTGGCGCGATATTTAATAGCGGCCGCAACTACTCCGGCTCCGGCTGAATTTAAACAAAATTGGTTGCCATCGAGCCGTTCCGTGGCTTTTAAGAAAGAATTATGGCAGCGAGTGGGCGGATATCCGGAATGGATACCGCTTTGTGAAGACGTAATTTTTGATTTAAAAATTCTTCAGTTGGGGATCAGAACAGAGTATATCCGCGAACCGCTGGTCTTTTGGCGCCCGCGCGCAAATTTAAGATCCTACTTTAAACAGCTGTTCGGTTATACTCGAAGCGATGGTCATGGTAAGTTATGGTTTTATAGACAAATGATCAGGTATATTTTCTATGCCCTAGCTATAATTTTGTTGTTTTTAACTTTCGAAGTTAGCTGGTGGTTCGGATTGGCTATATTAGCGGGTTTGCTTGGCTATATGAAAAAATTCTGGTCAAGATGGTTGGTTTTCTCTGCCAAACTTTCTTTATTTAATAAAATTTTTGGCTTTATCCTTCTGCCCCTGGTCGTGGCTTATGGCGATTTGGCCAAAATGTCCGGCTGGCCTGTGGGAGTTTATGAAAGGCGCGCCGGGCTGCTTAACTTGCCAAAATCAGTAATTTCTGTATAA
- a CDS encoding nucleotide sugar dehydrogenase, with protein MKALYIGAGYVGAASAAVMAKFGHEVVVYDTNKEKISAFNTFDRDKIEKFLFEQDLGGLVAQNKKRMTFLDDYQAFTHHLDDADLLFICVPTPISENGEYDLSMFYEALRALMEALLKRNLGAQTKYITVVVKSTVPIDTPEIASADMTQAGVKNFGIVSNPEFLVEGQAIKDSFSPDRVVVGASKEEDFKIMRAYYQRFYYSPGVNYIEVNTREAAAGKLLSNYILLSRLVTTFNVVGRVSESLSKINFEMLRKIIVSDRRLGGYGFYNSFYAGGSCLAKDTSALSRQLEKAGVDTEQMRKVLEGDCFQRDHFYDRVIKEAGFSVKDKKIAVLGLSFKRDTGDIRNSGAIMIIEKLMKDGAGQIKVYDPACVEQFKSWAGSNPVFSYCESEEEALANTDGCFILTDWPQFSTLDQLITKICPPPFVIADGRRMVSHSYQKLQTAGYDILAVGSPFLKGFTPR; from the coding sequence ATGAAGGCACTATATATCGGCGCCGGATACGTTGGCGCGGCCTCCGCGGCAGTCATGGCCAAGTTCGGCCATGAGGTTGTGGTTTATGACACGAATAAGGAAAAAATTTCCGCTTTTAACACCTTTGACCGAGATAAGATTGAAAAGTTTTTATTTGAGCAGGATCTTGGCGGCCTGGTGGCCCAGAACAAAAAGAGGATGACGTTTTTAGATGACTATCAGGCGTTTACACACCATCTTGACGATGCGGATTTGCTTTTTATCTGCGTGCCGACTCCGATAAGTGAAAACGGGGAATATGATTTATCCATGTTTTATGAGGCACTCCGGGCACTGATGGAGGCGTTACTTAAGAGAAATCTTGGCGCACAAACAAAGTACATCACGGTGGTGGTCAAAAGCACAGTGCCGATAGACACGCCCGAAATTGCGTCAGCGGACATGACGCAAGCCGGGGTCAAAAATTTTGGCATTGTTTCCAATCCGGAATTTTTGGTGGAGGGGCAGGCAATTAAAGATTCATTCAGTCCGGACAGGGTAGTGGTCGGCGCCTCCAAGGAAGAGGATTTCAAAATAATGAGGGCTTACTATCAGCGTTTTTATTATTCCCCGGGCGTAAATTATATTGAAGTTAATACGCGCGAAGCCGCGGCTGGAAAGCTTTTATCAAATTATATTTTACTTTCCCGATTAGTTACCACTTTTAACGTGGTCGGAAGAGTAAGTGAATCCTTATCAAAAATAAATTTTGAAATGCTTAGGAAAATCATCGTCTCCGATCGCCGCCTTGGCGGATATGGATTCTATAATAGCTTTTATGCCGGCGGCAGTTGTCTGGCGAAAGACACGTCCGCCCTGTCCCGCCAACTTGAAAAAGCGGGGGTTGATACCGAGCAAATGAGAAAAGTTTTGGAAGGGGACTGTTTCCAGCGGGATCATTTTTACGATCGCGTGATCAAAGAAGCCGGATTTTCGGTCAAGGATAAAAAAATAGCCGTTTTAGGGCTTTCGTTTAAGCGTGATACCGGCGATATACGTAATTCCGGAGCGATTATGATTATTGAAAAATTGATGAAAGATGGAGCGGGGCAGATTAAAGTTTACGATCCGGCTTGTGTGGAACAATTTAAATCCTGGGCCGGGTCTAATCCGGTTTTTAGTTATTGTGAAAGTGAGGAAGAGGCGCTGGCGAATACGGACGGTTGTTTTATTTTAACTGACTGGCCCCAATTTAGCACCTTGGATCAGCTGATCACAAAAATTTGTCCGCCGCCGTTTGTAATCGCGGACGGTCGGCGCATGGTTTCTCATAGCTACCAAAAATTACAAACAGCCGGGTATGATATTCTGGCTGTCGGTTCTCCATTTTTGAAGGGTTTTACACCACGCTGA
- the ftsW gene encoding putative lipid II flippase FtsW — MPNSEKKADKLFLLLTFTLVIFGLIMLASASAPVGYANFGDTYYFIKKQILLGLIPGIIFFIIAGHLNFQIWKKLSWLIYFFALVLLILVFVPGIGMVINGSRSWINVLGFSFQPSEFAKLAIVIILAMLLSAKENLQDWKTGLLPVLAIVAPFFLIIAAQDVGTLSILIVTVFLMLYLAGVKKSHLLIIGLAGAVIFAGLLLLRPYRVQRLTTFLHPELDPQGIGYQINQAYLATGSGGVFGLGLGNSRQKYQYLPEVQADSIFAVIAEEMGFIISAGLVVLIAFLGFRGLKIAKGAPDQFGRLLASGIMIWFLWQSYLNISAIIGLLPLTGVPLPFISHGGSALLVVLTAFGIVANISKQSKI, encoded by the coding sequence ATGCCAAACAGTGAAAAAAAAGCGGACAAGCTGTTTTTGTTGCTGACTTTTACTTTGGTTATTTTCGGTCTGATTATGCTGGCTTCGGCCAGCGCCCCGGTCGGTTACGCTAATTTTGGGGATACTTATTATTTTATTAAAAAACAAATTTTATTGGGGCTGATACCGGGTATCATCTTTTTTATTATTGCCGGACATTTGAATTTTCAGATTTGGAAAAAATTAAGCTGGTTGATCTATTTTTTTGCTTTGGTTTTGTTAATACTGGTGTTTGTTCCCGGCATTGGCATGGTTATAAACGGCTCCAGAAGCTGGATTAACGTTCTGGGTTTCAGTTTCCAACCCTCGGAATTTGCCAAGCTGGCGATAGTAATAATTTTAGCAATGCTTTTATCAGCCAAAGAGAACCTGCAAGATTGGAAGACCGGGCTTTTACCGGTTTTGGCGATTGTGGCTCCATTTTTTTTGATCATAGCGGCCCAGGATGTCGGTACCCTGTCAATTTTAATTGTAACCGTATTTTTGATGCTGTATCTGGCCGGCGTAAAAAAATCGCACCTGCTCATTATTGGTCTGGCCGGGGCGGTGATTTTTGCGGGTTTGCTTTTGCTTCGTCCTTATCGGGTGCAAAGATTGACCACTTTTCTGCATCCGGAGTTGGACCCGCAAGGAATTGGGTACCAAATTAACCAGGCCTATTTGGCTACCGGCTCCGGCGGAGTTTTTGGTTTGGGCCTGGGTAATTCTAGGCAAAAATATCAGTACTTGCCCGAGGTGCAAGCCGATTCAATTTTTGCGGTAATTGCCGAAGAGATGGGCTTTATTATTTCCGCCGGGTTAGTGGTGTTGATCGCGTTTTTGGGATTTCGGGGGCTTAAAATCGCCAAAGGGGCGCCTGACCAGTTTGGTCGTTTACTCGCCAGTGGTATTATGATATGGTTTCTATGGCAGTCATATTTGAATATTAGCGCCATAATCGGGCTTTTACCGCTTACCGGCGTGCCTTTGCCGTTTATCAGCCATGGCGGTTCGGCGTTACTGGTGGTCTTGACTGCTTTTGGTATTGTGGCTAATATTAGTAAACAAAGTAAAATATAA
- the rfbB gene encoding dTDP-glucose 4,6-dehydratase: MRILITGGAGFMGSHFIKYILEKYPDYFVVNFDKLTYAGNLENLREVEKNGQYKFVKGDICNAAEVEKAVAENKIDVIINYAAETHVDRSIMDPDAFLRTDVLGTYNLLEATKKFGLQKMIQISTDEVFGSVDQGSFTEESSFAPNSPYAASKAGGDHLCRAYFVTYGTPVIVTHSCNFYGANQYPEKIIPLFITNLLEGKKVPLYGDGKNVREWIHTSDHCRAIDLILHKAGVGEIYNIGSGHEVQNVELTKLILLEMGLGEEMIEPVKDRAGHDRRYSINHDKLTHDLGWEPVKDFRAGLKETIEWYKNNTDWWKKLKSGEYLNYYKKQYKER, translated from the coding sequence ATGCGGATTTTAATTACCGGAGGGGCAGGATTCATGGGTTCACATTTTATAAAATACATTCTGGAAAAATATCCGGATTATTTTGTGGTAAATTTTGATAAACTGACCTATGCCGGCAATTTGGAGAATTTGCGCGAAGTGGAAAAAAATGGCCAATATAAATTTGTAAAAGGGGATATTTGTAACGCGGCGGAAGTGGAAAAAGCCGTGGCTGAAAACAAGATTGACGTGATTATAAACTACGCGGCCGAAACGCATGTTGACCGGTCAATTATGGATCCGGATGCTTTTTTGCGAACCGATGTTTTGGGAACATATAATTTGCTGGAAGCGACTAAAAAATTCGGCTTGCAAAAAATGATTCAGATTTCTACTGATGAGGTTTTTGGCAGTGTTGACCAGGGGAGCTTTACCGAAGAGTCCTCATTCGCGCCTAATAGCCCGTATGCGGCGTCTAAGGCCGGAGGAGACCATCTGTGCCGGGCTTACTTTGTCACCTACGGCACGCCGGTTATTGTCACGCATAGCTGTAATTTTTACGGCGCCAACCAATATCCGGAAAAAATTATTCCTTTGTTTATAACTAATCTGTTGGAAGGCAAAAAAGTACCGCTCTATGGCGACGGCAAAAATGTGCGCGAATGGATTCATACCAGCGATCATTGCCGGGCCATAGATTTGATTTTGCACAAGGCCGGCGTTGGCGAGATATATAATATCGGTTCCGGGCATGAAGTACAGAATGTTGAACTGACAAAATTAATTTTATTGGAAATGGGCTTGGGCGAGGAAATGATTGAGCCGGTGAAAGATCGGGCCGGGCACGACCGCAGGTATTCTATAAACCATGATAAATTAACTCATGATTTGGGCTGGGAGCCGGTTAAGGATTTTAGAGCCGGTTTAAAAGAAACAATTGAGTGGTATAAAAATAACACGGATTGGTGGAAAAAATTAAAAAGCGGAGAATATTTGAATTATTATAAAAAACAGTATAAAGAACGATAA